In the genome of Raphanus sativus cultivar WK10039 chromosome 9, ASM80110v3, whole genome shotgun sequence, the window AGAGAGAGATcttaaaaaaagtatttttttcttctgagaAACACACACCAAAGAGTTTGAGAAACTATCTCTTCTTTCATATCATATGAAGAAGCTCTGCTTGAGGGAATGATCCATTAGACGGAACATCAAGAAGAACATCCTCCTCCTCACAAATATCATTATCTTCACAGCTAAACACCATAGGTCCACCGTAGCTCATATGGTTGTTATTAAAGGAAGAGACACTACTGTTTTCTACAATCTCTTCGGTTCCAATGTGTTTTGATCTAATCTTCATCATTTCTTTTGGGCTCTTCATCACAACCTTTGTCTCTGGAGAAtgcaaaaaaacacaaaaataataatcagaaACACAGACAGATTTTCACTTCGGAAAGCTATGCATTTGATGATGGACTCTTGAATTGACCTGAGAAGTTCTGGTTTAAGCTTTCACAAGGTCTTTCAACTGTGACAAGTCTATTACTATTTGAGACCCTTGATGTTGTGATAGCAGAGTCTTCAGTTACTTTTCTCTGTTCCTGATGCAAAGATTTAACGTGAGCCAAAATCCGAAAGTATTTGTTTGCAAGAAGAGAGTATATGCCAAAAAGAACCTTGAGCATGTAATAGCTTTCCAACAAAAGTGATTTGTTAGGATCTGATAAAGCAAGCTTTGCAAGTCTCTTAAACTCTTCAGGtttggaggaagaagatgatgattgtGATAGTGTCTCAAAAACACCATCTGCCACAAGTTGCTGAAACAAGGAGAAGTTGTCTTTGAATTGAGAGCACTCAAACATGCTTCTCAGGCTGgtcaaaataagaaaaaacaaagtaaGTATTAAGAACTTCCAAGTAGCAGCTGAAAACAAATCTGTAAACACTGTAAGTTTGCATTGAGTTGTAAATAAACCTATCAGGAACATCAACAGAGTCAACTCCAGGAAGTAGTTTCATCAGTTTCTGCTGTTCTTCCTTTGTGAACTTCTCTATGAACTCATCAAAGTTGAAAACATCCTGCAGAAAGACATTTTTCCATTGTAAGACATTCACATATAGGATCTTTAAAGAACACAAAACTGTTGAGGAGTTGctaatgaatatatatacctTCAAATCTATGTTACAGAGTGGTAAACTAGGTCTTCCCAAGACTTGAGGTTTGTACCTCTTGAGTAACTCCTGCTTTATATCTTTCCCACCAAAGCTCAGACATCTCTGGCCTCCTCTCTCAAATCCAACAGAAGGTACTGAAGAGGAGGACTTGCAGCTCTCAACCAAGAGTGAGCTAGCTTCAGACTCCTCATCTCTCATAAGTACACTCCCATGTCCTATCACCATCGGCGACTCGTTCTCGAAAAGCAAGTCTTCCTCTGAAGAACCACCAGAGAGACAAGAGGATTGCTGCTCTTGTAAGATACTAAAGAGATCCTTGGTGAGCTTCTCAACAGAAGAAGCCGCCTTAGGACGATGCCCCACAGCCACAACACATGTCCTCTTCTTACAAGGGAAAGTAGTTTCCCACGCGTTGGACTGATCACAGCTCTCCGAGTTGGAGACAACCGATCCTGAACTCGACCTGTTGCTAGCTTCCTCGTTCTTGAAACCGCTGTTGAGTTCGAAGCTGGTTCTCTTGACTGTGAAGCTTTCTTggtatgatgatgatgacttcCTCTTGGGGATCTTTTTGTTAACTGACGTTCCGTTGATCAACATCGTCTTTTGAACTCTGTGATCTTCGACCTCATCACCTTCGGCACGAGCATGGAGTGGAGTGTAGTTTACAAGTGTTCCTTTCGTTCTCCATCTTGAACCACAGGCATTGCACAGCACTGGCTTCTCTGGTGGACCGTTTCTCCATAGAGGTGTGCCTGTTTTTTACAACATTATTTCAGATGATTAAAAACACTCAAACTTGCAAACAAACAATGATCTCTCAAGAAGAACAAACATCTTGTTAAGTCAAGAGAGATAAAGATTGAGTTGTGATTAGTTGAGCAATTTAGAGACTTCACTACACATTTGTTCTTTCAATAAACAGAGATGTGAGCAGCTCATCAAAGTTGGAGTCTTTTTTAATTCCCAAGAAAACAAAGAACTCACTTGTAACTCCACAGTGACAGCAAGGCCCTTGCTTCCccattgttttttgttttcaggttcTTAATATATACAAGAACAGAGAGACTCTGAGAGGTTTCTTAAAGATTAAAGCTTTTCTTTATTATTGAGCTCTatacaacaacaaacaaaaaaaaaccagaaaagtGTTTTCTTCAATAGAAGTCAATAAAACCCAGAAGGAGTGAAAAACCTTCTTctgagaaaacaaataaaagacaGCCCAGAAAATTGTAACAAAGggaggaggatgaggaggagAATTCTGGTTGGTTTTGGGTTGCTTGAGCTAATCAGTCTCTCTATAATACAATCCAATccaatagagagagagagagagagggagaggaaTCTAACAAATGGctgtgagaaaaaaaaaagagaaagagagagagaatgtggTGAGGCTAATGTTAAAAATGGCTCTTTTATGTATAGTGAAGGTAATGTTTTCAGCTTCCTCCTctctttatttagttttttttttatattcattaagtttttcttttgattaaaaCTTTAATGTATACTTTACTTAAGAGAGATTTATAATTTACTTAGTTAATTAGAGAAGAACATTTTCATTTGATTTGACAGTGTGTAAAAATGGTTAAGATGGGAACCATTTGATCTAAATATATAGTAGACATGGTTACAAATTAAATTTACATACACCATTTGTCTAAATTTTAGCTTATGTGGTTAATTGTGCAAACGCACCAAACGCAATGAAAATGATGTATTATTCAATCTTTTTAAGAaatggaaaggaaaaaaaacaagttaGCTCATCACAATactttattagaaaatatttaatatgttaaagtattaaaataaatttataaatgacATTggaaaattaactaattttagtTATTGGTTCCAATGTGTTTCTTTGCGTCTAAAACGCACCAAACGTAGTGAACggaatatattttgaataatgttaaaattaaataattgatcTAATCTCAATAATGTATAGAGAAACCTCTAATGGTAAGAAAGTGACTGTGTGAGGCTGGAGGAATATCATTGCTTGTGCCTCATGGTTCCTTCTTGTTGACTATAGACTTTTTCTtcctattctttttttttcttttgatattcCAACcagataattaatatttaataatgacataagaaaataaatgtaggtattaaaatattgataagataGTGCGATTGTACaatctatattaattaaaa includes:
- the LOC108823556 gene encoding GATA transcription factor 27 isoform X2 is translated as MGKQGPCCHCGVTSTPLWRNGPPEKPVLCNACGSRWRTKGTLVNYTPLHARAEGDEVEDHRVQKTMLINGTSVNKKIPKRKSSSSYQESFTVKRTSFELNSGFKNEEASNRSSSGSVVSNSESCDQSNAWETTFPCKKRTCVVAVGHRPKAASSVEKLTKDLFSILQEQQSSCLSGGSSEEDLLFENESPMVIGHGSVLMRDEESEASSLLVESCKSSSSVPSVGFERGGQRCLSFGGKDIKQELLKRYKPQVLGRPSLPLCNIDLKDVFNFDEFIEKFTKEEQQKLMKLLPGVDSVDVPDSLRSMFECSQFKDNFSLFQQLVADGVFETLSQSSSSSSKPEEFKRLAKLALSDPNKSLLLESYYMLKRKVTEDSAITTSRVSNSNRLVTVERPCESLNQNFSETKVVMKSPKEMMKIRSKHIGTEEIVENSSVSSFNNNHMSYGGPMVFSCEDNDICEEEDVLLDVPSNGSFPQAELLHMI
- the LOC108823556 gene encoding GATA transcription factor 27 isoform X1 translates to MGKQGPCCHCGVTSTPLWRNGPPEKPVLCNACGSRWRTKGTLVNYTPLHARAEGDEVEDHRVQKTMLINGTSVNKKIPKRKSSSSYQESFTVKRTSFELNSGFKNEEASNRSSSGSVVSNSESCDQSNAWETTFPCKKRTCVVAVGHRPKAASSVEKLTKDLFSILQEQQSSCLSGGSSEEDLLFENESPMVIGHGSVLMRDEESEASSLLVESCKSSSSVPSVGFERGGQRCLSFGGKDIKQELLKRYKPQVLGRPSLPLCNIDLKDVFNFDEFIEKFTKEEQQKLMKLLPGVDSVDVPDSLRSMFECSQFKDNFSLFQQLVADGVFETLSQSSSSSSKPEEFKRLAKLALSDPNKSLLLESYYMLKEQRKVTEDSAITTSRVSNSNRLVTVERPCESLNQNFSETKVVMKSPKEMMKIRSKHIGTEEIVENSSVSSFNNNHMSYGGPMVFSCEDNDICEEEDVLLDVPSNGSFPQAELLHMI